Proteins found in one Acidobacteriota bacterium genomic segment:
- a CDS encoding Wzz/FepE/Etk N-terminal domain-containing protein, with the protein MENISRVTKEEREIHLRDYWKVIWRGRWTVASIFTIIFAIVAIGTFVQTPIYRSTVTVEIQPEARRILQGQEAAGLGAQGYGWFAEEKYHNTQLEIIKSRDIAQRVIDKLGLMEHPSFKGAKDPVGLFVRRIDVEPKKDTGIVKISIEGTNPQEITEWVNAVADEYVKRNVDKAVEGIQRIVEEMLK; encoded by the coding sequence ATGGAAAATATAAGTCGGGTTACGAAAGAAGAAAGGGAAATCCATCTTCGCGATTACTGGAAGGTCATCTGGCGCGGGCGATGGACCGTCGCGTCTATATTTACTATTATTTTTGCAATTGTAGCCATTGGAACTTTTGTTCAAACCCCTATCTATAGATCGACCGTAACAGTTGAGATCCAGCCTGAAGCAAGGCGCATTCTTCAAGGTCAGGAGGCAGCGGGTCTCGGAGCACAGGGATATGGATGGTTTGCTGAAGAAAAGTATCACAATACTCAGCTCGAAATCATCAAAAGCCGAGATATTGCCCAACGAGTTATCGACAAGTTGGGGTTGATGGAACACCCCTCTTTCAAGGGAGCGAAAGATCCAGTGGGCCTTTTCGTGAGAAGGATAGATGTTGAGCCAAAAAAAGATACGGGCATTGTCAAAATCAGCATCGAAGGGACGAATCCTCAGGAGATTACGGAATGGGTCAATGCGGTAGCGGATGAATATGTGAAGAGGAACGTGGATAAAGCGGTGGAAGGGATTCAGAGGATTGTCGAGGAGATGCTCAAGA